TTGTTGAGCGAATGGTTCTCATGGTAAAGGATATGCTGAAGCAGGGAAAGAGCAAAGATGATATAAAGCAATATCTTACAGAAAAGATGGGGTTAACAGCTGATCAGGCTCAGAGTGTTATTGACCAGATAGTAGGAAGCCAGGAAAAGAAAATGCCAGGTGAAATGTACGGATGAGTGAGAAGCAGAGCTTTTTAAAAATTTCAAGTATAGATGCCGTATCATCCGACGTGTCCTTGATCACCAAGATATTATCCCTTCAGCAAAAAACTCTAAAGAATGATAAAGGGGAGTCCGTGTATTATTATGGTATACTTGGTGACGAAACAGGAACGATCCAATTTACTGCTTGGACCTTTTCTTCATCTTTAAGGGCAGGAGATGTTATAGAGATTGAACACGCGTCTGCCAGAGAATATAACGGCACAATTCGCCTCAATATTGACGCGAGATCCCAAGTTGTAATGAAACCCGGAACGGATATTGAAGTTAAGAGATCATATTCAGAAAAAAAGATTAGGGATCTGAGTTTGAAAGAACCTTTTGTCACGGTCAAAGGAAAGATTTCAGGTGTCATCGAAAAGGAGAAGGAGAAGAATGGAGAAAAGATCACGCTCTATTATGGTAATCTTGAAGATGACACTGCAGTCATCAGAGTCACTTCTTTCAGCAGGAAACTGGAGGAAGGCGAGACAGTAAAGATAGTGGGAGCCAAAGTGTCTGAGTATAATGGACGACTACGCCTAACTATCAGCGATAAGACGCAGGTGGAGCATGCTGATCTTGACTTCAAGATTGGAATCAGACTGTCAAATATTTCGGACGTTAAATCTCCCATCAGCGGCGTTTCCATTGCTGCTGTTATAGTAAACATTGGACCGAAGAGCGGTATAATAAAACGATGCAAAACGTGCAACAGAAAAATTGACGATGACGCGTGTGAAGAGCATCCAAATGATGGTTTCTACAAAGACCTATTTGCGTATTTTACTGCCGAGGACGGGACAGGATACGTTCACTGTACCTCCGGTAAATCCCCTCTGGGCGGTGTCCTTGGTCTGACTCCTGATCCTCTGGAGACACAAAATATCACGACCAGCCAGGTGATCAAGAAGCTTAATGAAACGCTCCTTGTGAAACCGGTTATTATCAGTGGCGACTTTGTAAAAAATAATGATTCTATGGCATTTAGGGTCAGAACAATAAAGCAGATGTCCGAAGACGATTTAAGGATCGTGCAGATGTTTGAGGACGAGGAAATTATATGATCTCACAGAAGCGAGAAGTATCTAATTGGATTTTTGCCCTTGAACTTAGGGATTCAAAAGTAACAGAGAAAAATGATGAATGGGCAAATGCAAAGCCGGTTGTAATAACTCCACTTGGAACTAGGGTTAGGCGTGTCCTGATCAACGGGATCATATCCCAGAAAAGTGTCCAGGACGATATGGCAAAACTTACAATTTCAGATGGAACAGGTAACTTCTACCTCTCTGCTTTTAATAACGACTTCAACAGGCCTGGCAGGGATGAGCTCAATGAGTTTCAGATAAACGAATCGGTTATTGTCATGGGGCGTGTCAGTTCATTCGGAAATGAGGATAAGATATATTTCAGCATATCTCCTGAGTTGATTGAGAAGTCCGGCGATATAACGCAAAAATTCTGGAGTTCCAGGGCCAGATATATAGCTACACGAAAGATATACGCCATAAGAGAGGCGGGAAAGGAACCTGAATCAAGCCGCGAAGCGCTGATAGGCAAGGGATATTCTCCGTACGAAGCTGATTGCGCTCTGAGATCGTTGAAAAACTATCCGGATTACGATATTCAGAACTTTGAGCGTGTAATTGCTTCTTCACCTGCTCCCGAAAAGAAAGACGATGAAGAGCTGAGGATGAAGGAGGCAATAATTAACTACATAAAACAGAATGATGAAAATGGAAAGGGATGCAGGTATGAGGATATAGCTGCAGCCTCGAAACTTCTTGGATTCGAGGAGAATAAGGTAGACGAAATTCTCAACGAGCTTGGGTCCGATGGAGAAATTTACGAAGCATCGCTGAAACGATACAGAGTTATCTAAAAAATCTTTGCTGGAACATTCTCTGTTACACTCTTCTCCCTTGACAGGGTGTAATATGCTTTTTCTTTATCGTAATCCACAACTATAAATCCGAAATCAAAAAGTGATTCGAAGATTAAGGCACTGTTTTTTCTGAACAATGAGGATATATCCCGAGAATTCTTCTTCAATTCAACAAAATTGGATGGAATCCGAACACCAACCACATCACTAGAAACTGATAATTTAAGTGGATCTATTGACATGGGATCAATAATAAGATCTGGCGTCCTAGTCCTTATAGGGTTCATGGAGAGCCATCTTTCAGCGATAAAACGATCGGTTGGCAGGCCAAAGTTAAGCGAATCTTCCATGTTTCCGTAAAAGTTGCGCAGATATTTCCTGGATATTGCCCCGATCTTATGTATATTAAAATTCGCATTAAGTGACATTAATGGATCAAACGTCCACACTATCAGCCGGTAACCATTATTTTTGGCCCACTCTTCCTGAGCCTTTTTCAGCTTGAATCCGGTTCCATTGTATTTCTTCTCTTCGAGTACTCCCGTCATGTGAGAATACAGGTAGACCTGGTCATTTTTATATCCCGGAAAACTGAAATTTATTCCTATAACCTTGCCGTTTTCCTTCGCCATGAGAACAACACCGCCGTGGAATTTCATCGCGGTCAGTGTGTCTTTAACAAGTTGATCTGCATTTTGCATTCCCCATGCTGACTGAACAATTGGAAGTACATTCCTCAGCTCATCAGGATCGTTTACGATATCTATATTCACAGGAGAATATCGCCAATGACAATAAAATGTATTCTACGGTGCTGCAGGCTCATTGAAAATTTAAAGAAAAAAACTTCAAATAGAACAGGGTAAACAAAGCATCTATTTTTTATTTTCTCAGCAGAATACCAAGTGAGAAAACAATCTTTACAGTGTTAGTAAGAAAAATCTCCCCTCTACCTAATGCATCTCAAATAAATCAAGGAAAATTATCCAAGACGTCTTCAGTTCTAGGAGAAATTTATCATTTCAACTTTGTGCTGAAAGCATAATTAACTGAGCGATCGAAAAAGAATAAGTTTTATCATGCAATACCCTGAATCATGCAGAATAACGAAGACGGGAAAGTAACGGAATTAAGTGATCAAACCTTTGATGAATTTACAAAAACTCATAAATTCGTGGTGATTGATTTCTGGGCCGAATGGTGTGCCCCATGCCTGATTCTTTCGCCGGTAATCGATCAGCTTGCTGAGGAGATTTCTTCTGTCTCATT
This is a stretch of genomic DNA from Thermoplasmatales archaeon. It encodes these proteins:
- the trxA gene encoding thioredoxin — translated: MQNNEDGKVTELSDQTFDEFTKTHKFVVIDFWAEWCAPCLILSPVIDQLAEEISSVSFGKLDSQNNENTANKYSVMSLPTIMLFKDGKEVDQVIGVTSKGNLERWIKKNVA